The DNA sequence TCAGACGGTCGATTTCGATAGCGCATATTCGTTTTCAGATACATTGACATTTTACACCGACGCTTATCCGGAAGCGCCGAAAGCGTTTGCGACTGTTAGCCCGATTAATGAATCGCAGTCCGGCGTGAATGCGACCTTTGTCTGGCATCCGGCGAGCGATCCCGATCCGCTGGATTTTCCAACATACCAGTTGGTTTATTCTAAAGATTGGTCTGACAGCACGAAGTATAATTATATCAAAAATATTCCGGATACTTCCGTAGTCGTTTTACTTGAAAATGACTCAGAAATTTACTGGTTAGTCGAGGCGGTCGATAAAGATGGTTTAAAAACCGGGGCGAACGGCAATTTACCTTTCCATCTGGTCGTTAGCGGAACAGGGATTGATGTTCGGCAAGCATTACCGAGACGTTTTGCGCTTTATCCGAATTATCCAAATCCGTTCAATCCAACGACGTCCATCCGGTACGATCTGCCGAATGATGCTTTCGTTCGTTTGCAAATTTTCGATATGCTGGGAAAACCGGTTCGTCTGCTGGTTCAGAAAAAAGAGAATGCCGGATATAAATCAGTCGTCTGGAATGGAAAAGATGATTTTGGAAGACCGGTCAGCGGCGGCGTCTATTTTTACCGTCTGGAAGCGGGCGAATTTCAGAAAACGGGAAAGATGGTTTTAGTGAAGTGAGAACGATGATTGAGAGTAAACCACAAAGGCTCAAAAACATAAAATTTATGATTTATTTTTCTTAGTGCTTTCGTGTCTTCGTGGTTATTAGGAGGTTTTAAAATTATGAAAACGATTTTAATTACAGGCGCGACTTCTGGATTCGGAAAAGCATGCGCAATCCGTTTCGCGGAAGCCGGTTGGCGATTGATACTGGTCGGCAGGAGAGAAGAACGATTAGCGACGCTGAAGAAGCGATTCGAACCCAAAACGCCGGTACTGACTATTAAATTAGATATTCGCGATCGTCAGGCGGTCACAGAGAGTTTATCCAAAATTCCGGAGCAGTTTTCAGCGATCGATGTGCTTGTCAATAACGCCGGTTTGGCGATGGGACTTACGCAAGCGGCAACGGCGGACCTCGACGATTGGGACACGATGATCGACACAAATGTAAAAGGATTGACCTACTGCACTCGTGCAATTTTGCCGGGAATGGTGAAACGCAACAGCGGTCATATCATTAACATTGGTTCGATTGCCGGAAATTGGCCATACGCCGGAGGGAATGTTTACGGCGCAACCAAAGCGTTTGTCAAACAGTTTTCACACAATCTTCGCGCCGATCTTTCCGGTACGAACGTTCGGGTTACCAATATCGAGCCCGGCTTGGCGGAGACTGAATTCTCGATTGTCCGGTTTAAAGGTGATCAGGAAA is a window from the Candidatus Marinimicrobia bacterium CG08_land_8_20_14_0_20_45_22 genome containing:
- a CDS encoding NAD(P)-dependent oxidoreductase — its product is MMKTILITGATSGFGKACAIRFAEAGWRLILVGRREERLATLKKRFEPKTPVLTIKLDIRDRQAVTESLSKIPEQFSAIDVLVNNAGLAMGLTQAATADLDDWDTMIDTNVKGLTYCTRAILPGMVKRNSGHIINIGSIAGNWPYAGGNVYGATKAFVKQFSHNLRADLSGTNVRVTNIEPGLAETEFSIVRFKGDQEKAKKVYEDIKPLTAEDIAECVFWSVNLPEHVNINRIEVMPTCQTAGGLMVSKDKK